From a region of the Ovis aries strain OAR_USU_Benz2616 breed Rambouillet chromosome 2, ARS-UI_Ramb_v3.0, whole genome shotgun sequence genome:
- the CER1 gene encoding cerberus: MPLLFLQLLVLLPLGEAVQRGDGRQRQSSVSLMLLERNRRELSVGTQEEAEERPDLFVAVPHLIGASPAEEGQRQREKMLSRFGRFWKKPERELHPSQGLVSEQIFPRTWGLTQQKDRMPMEKSPLREEAKKFWHHFMFRMSPASQGIILPIKSHEVHQETCRTVPFSQTITHEDCEKVVVQNNLCFGKCGSLPSPEAVQHPPTFCSHCLPAKFTTRHLELNCTSLAMVVKVVMLVEECQCMVKTEHQHGYPEQAGFRAEFHVQDPFIPGFST; this comes from the exons AtgcctcttctcttccttcagcTGCTGGTGCTCCTGCCTCTAGGGGAGGCTGTACAGCGCGGTGATGGTCGCCAGAGGCAGAGTTCTGTCTCTCTCATGCTCCTAGAAAGGAATCGCAGAGAGCTCTCCGTGGGCACtcaggaggaagcagaggagaggCCAGATCTGTTTGTGGCCGTGCCACACCTGATAGGTGCCAGCCCTGCAGAGGAgggccagaggcagagagaaaagatgCTGTCCAGGTTTGGGAGATTCTGGAAGAAGCCCGAGAGAGAGCTGCACCCATCCCAGGGCTTGGTCAGTGAGCAGATCTTCCCTAGGACTTGGGGCCTCACTCAGCAAAAGGATAGGATGCCAATGGAGAAATCTCCTCTCCGGGAAGAAGCCAAGAAATTCTGGCACCACTTCATGTTCAGAATGAGTCCAGCTTCTCAGGGGATCATCCTGCCTATCAAAAGCCACGAAGTACATCAGGAGACCTGTAGGACAGTGCCCTTCAGCCAG ACTATCACCCATGAAGACTGTGAGAAAGTGGTTGTACAGAACAACCTCTGCTTTGGAAAATGCGGGTCCCTTCCTTCTCCTGAAGCTGTGCAGCACCCCCCCACATTCTGCTCCCACTGCCTGCCTGCCAAGTTCACCACAAGGCACTTAGAGCTCAACTGCACCAGCCTGGCCATGGTGGTCAAGGTGGTGATGCTGGTGGAGGAATGTCAGTGCATGGTGAAGACAGAACATCAGCATGGCTACCCCGAACAGGCTGGCTTTCGGGCAGAATTTCATGTCCAAGATCCCTTTATCCCAGGattttcaacataa